Proteins found in one Manduca sexta isolate Smith_Timp_Sample1 chromosome 8, JHU_Msex_v1.0, whole genome shotgun sequence genomic segment:
- the LOC115452498 gene encoding 39S ribosomal protein L23, mitochondrial gives MSTRWYPIYQRGNPQLRVFLPNFWMKLVRPLPRQLPNIVHFQCSMEMTKYDIKNYLEKIYQVPIVDVRTKITTGKFRKDVGKGYVVKDDDIKYAFVTLPKNMKFEFPDLLSGKKSEEEEHTKSLDESKKSFKKYINQNKDRPDIPSWFSI, from the exons ATGTCAACACGTTG GTATCCTATATACCAGAGAGGCAATCCGCAGCTGAGAGTCTTTCTACCAAACTTTTGGATGAAATTGGTTAGACCCCTGCCAAGGCAGTTGCCTAATATTGTACATTTCCAATGTTCAATGGAAATGACAAAATATGacatcaaaaattatttagagAAAATTTACCAAGTTCCGATTGTTGATGTTAGAACTAAAATCACCACCGGGAAATTCCGCAAAGATGTTGGGAAGGGTTATGTAGTAAAGgatgatgatataaaatatgcatttgTTACATTG CCAAAGAATATGAAATTTGAATTCCCAGATTTACTTTCTGGTAAAAAGTCTGAAGAGGAGGAACACACTAAATCATTAGATGAATCaaagaaaagttttaaaaagtacataaaccAAAACAAAGATAGACCTGACATCCCCAGTTGGTTTTCAATATAA